Part of the Coccinella septempunctata chromosome 3, icCocSept1.1, whole genome shotgun sequence genome is shown below.
ACAGACTTTGCTCTCGTGAGGAGGTACGATTAGTAGAAAGCTGAATCACGAGTGTGAACGAGGTGAGTCACTGGCAGGAATGCCTGGTGGACACCAGATCTCCAGAGGCAAAAGTTACAAGTGTGCAGCATATCAGAGAGATAGGAAGGGTGAAAGATCGAGCGAAGGAGAGAAGGCGATTATATAAGATAGAGGTTCTTGTAACCAAGAATCTCGATTGGCAGCAATTCGTCGAGAGAGAAGGTAACACCATCCCCTAGGTCAGGGTGTATAAGATATGTTTGGACAAGAGGCGAAAGACAGAGATATGCAGTGTGAAAGTGGGTATCCTGGTGACTGGGCTAGAGAAAAGAAAGTTCTATATGAAGTACGAGTGCTTAAGCCAAAAATAAGACGTACAATTCTCTTTTGCGTAATTAATAGACGCATAATTGCCTACCCCAAAGTTATAATAATATACTATAATTTAAATGGCGATAGAAATAAGACATTATGTTTTGTGACGTCTGAAAATGCTTTGAAGTAGAAATGGTAGCATCTAATTTTTTTCACCAATTTCAATTGGGATATATGTTGTAAAAAACGCAATTATAGTTCTTAAGTGATAAAACGCGCCATCTACTGGAAAACCAGAaacttaaaaatatttcaaatcactCTTTTCGATTCGATTTTGTAATAAGATCTTTTTCCCTGGAGTTATAGGACATATGGTTTATGAGATATTGACAACCCTGATGAATAATCACCTTGTACATCGACCAATGACGTAGTACACTATTCATAGAAGatctatataaattattgtAACATTGCAGTTGGCTTTAAATTGCTCTGTGCTACTTTTCACTGAAGAGTTTCGAAAAGAATGTCAATATAGACGATGTTACAATAATTTATAAATTCCCTTGTCTCATATCTGAGGAAGTAACACAAATACTCGATTTCAGGGGAGAAAACTAAGAGAAAAGTCACTTCTGAATCTAGCAAGCCACATCTACAAGACATACATACCACTCAAAAGGAAATGGATGATACTGTTTCCAGAGGGTGGATTTTTGAGGAAGCGTAAAGCGAACTCGCAAAAATACGCGCTCAAAAACAACCTTCCCCATTTGGAACATGTAACAGTTCCACGTGTAGGTGCTCTACACACCATTATGGACTGTTTGAATCCCGAAAAAGTTGCAGCAAACAATTCTACAATAGGTACAGAAATCACTTTATTGCTAGGtataaattgttttttctgCAATCAATTAACAAAATAGATGTAAGCTCTACTCACTCCTAGGTACAAATTCCTCTAATAGTGGTAAATGATCTTGAATAATAAACTTTTTTAATAAACTTAACATAAAATAAAAAGATGattgtagaaaaaaaatgaaatgaagttTCACGATAACATTTAGTGAATTCAATACAAATTACCATTACAGCTGGAATCGTCGGAAATTTAATTATGTAAATTATACTTCGCCTTGGGAACTCGAGGACACACTTACAAAACcttggttttttttttgagttgtcATATAAATAACAGAATTGATCAATAGAAAATGATTTTTGGTCAATTAAAACTCAAAATTACCTCATGGTGAAATAAATAATGGGGATTAAATCAGCCTTCTTGTCGTAATCCTATGTCTATACTTCAACCAACACAGAATGGAGGTATAAGATAGCTACATAAAATTCGCTTAATTCCTGCATCAAATTTACGCCTTAATACTTAAATTCGTCGTAATTTCTTTTTACTTCTAAATAACTGTCGCGTCTTGACTTTGTATTGGGCTCGACATTctgattcaaaaacttcatTCGTAGCACtacaatgtccattccatgtatatgtcatcacccttccaatcgGGTTTGAACTCAATTGCAAGTTGCAACTTCTTTCTATATCATCTTGATTATTACAAAGTGGTAGTCTAATTTCACTACAAGTACAGAGACTCTTCAGTAAACAATACGTCTGCTGAGCCATTTGGCTACGATTCTGGCTCAGAATATTCGCCAACAGTCAACACGCAATAGAGAGAAACGTAAAAGTTACTGTTTCTCTAAATATACTAGCAGGCCAAGAGATTCatcttttctagcagatttgcCAGAGGGGGGAGGGTGTTTGCGGGCGTGCCGTGTCTTGTCTGAAAATAACATCTTGTCTTGAAATCAAGAACTTGGCGACCACGGCATATTGGTAAGTTTATTCGAACAAAGAAAGCAAACTAcgttattcagaaaaaaaattccaccCAACTTTATACTTCAAGTACTTACTCCTCTGCTCCAAGCTCCTCATTTCACTTAAGAACCCTTTTTGATTTCCATTTCACGCCTCTCGTTAATGACATTGCTGTAATAGCCCTATACAGGATTTAATCTAGAATAAGATATTATGCATTGAAGACATAACGAGATTTATAAGAGTTCTAAAGAATGTGAAGAACAATAAAGCTCCTGGTCCTGGAGGAATAACAATTGTATTAGTCAAACACAGCCCAATACAAGTTATACAGACATTAGCAGACATATTTAATGAATCCATTCGAGGATGAAATGAAATACCATCCAAATGGACCTATGCATGGATAACCCCAATATTTAAAAAAGGAGACTGCGAAACCTAATCGAAAAACACAAGCTACATGACTCGCAAATTAGAAGAAATCAAGAAATGGTATATAAATAGAAAGCACGTAAGCACCTGCAATGGATTCCGATATTTAGGATAAATTTTTGGTGAGGAACCGAATTGTGATAAATCACCTCAATAGTTTTTTGTGGAGTAAAGGAATTCAGCGTTATACCGAAagaagaatatacagggtgtctataaacaaatgcgaaggacttaggatatgattcctcgatgaaaataagtagttcttatgaaattttctcgaaatcgacctcccttccaagatacagcctttgaaaggcgatgacgagttgagagtttttaaatttttttacgggttctaaaaaaaactgagtcataaaactttaCATAATATGAatcactaagtagatgttactcatacaattcttttagatctcataactttattattaggggttgaaaataacaaccctttatgattttccttcaaaaattgttttcgtgggatagatttacgaaaaatgaaattctctcatgatttcccattcaattctgaagaaaataagtctcttgcaaaatatcgatacaggcgatacttttctcggaataaataaaaccttacaagcagttctgatcactgttcattccatttcatcgaaGTAGTGTTCCATAggatgactacctcccgctaaaatacatgttgttattttcaatccctaatgataaagttatgagatctagaaaaattgtgtgagtaacatcttaTTATTAGTGCTTCTTCATATTACGTATAGTTTTatagtgttttttagaacccgtaaaaaaaaattaaaaactttgaACTCTTCATCGCCTTCCAACGatggaactacccctgcttattttcatcgaggaatcatctccccaagtccttcgcatttgtataCAGACACCTTGTATAGATCCATTATAGTAGGCATCGCATCTGTACCATCGGAACGTACATTATGACCAAAAACGTAATATTTAGCGCAAAGAATAACGCAAAGCATGCGGTATTTTCAAATTCCAATAATTCCAATGTGAAGCAGAATACGTTATATAGATAATAAATGGACATTAGAGTGATATGAAGAAACATCCTTGTATATGGGTTTTAGCCAAcaagtaaatgaaaaataaaacacataccTGACTTAATTGTTGAAGTGGGTATTCTAGTGAGAGAAAGGAATTGAATCttataatgaatcaattatgaaTAATGAGTCTCACTTAAGACTTTGGAAGAAAgggaaagaagaaaaataacGACATACTAAACGATATTTCACGATATGGCGTTCTAAAAAATATCAAAGACAATCGAATAGAATTTTAAATATCTTTATTTTCGTTTTCTAACCAAGAAATTCAGTATAACCTTCATAACCCtttgaagatgctattgtgatagcgaaatacGTGTATTGGTAAAAAACTAGGCGGTAGTAAAAATAGTGTCATCGAGTACCGACGACATCAATTTAATATATTCcctttattttcagaaaatctAAGTCTTTTGTCTTTTTACAGATGAGACATCCGTCCAAAAAATAGAATGGATTCTTGATATAACAATAGCCTATCCGAAAGGAGACCCAATAGATTTAGCTGAAATCGTTTTTGGATACCGACCACCTTGTAAAACATTAATGTTTTACAGGCTATATCCCTTGAGTCAAGTGCCTAAAGACCCAGATTCCCTATCTAAGTGGTTGCTAGATCGATGGGTGGAGAAAGAGAAAATGCTAGGGACATATTACCAAACGGGAGAATTTCCCTTAGATGAGAATTCGCACTTACCAACGCCTGTTGTCCAAGATCCCTTGCGTTTCCTTATTTTACATTTAATTTTCATAGCATCAACTTATTTCCATATACAGGTGTTTGCGGCGGCCTACCATTACTGTAGTTACCTAATTTATTAGCACATTTATTTTGTGATGACACAGGAAAAGACAATAATAATTAAGAAAGCACAAATAGCTTTCTTCAGAATGGAGATGCTAGTTAGGCGAGTCTTATTTCACCATTATTGGCTTTTTGATGGTCagatttaaatatttttggagAATTTTGTTATTCAAATAAGAATTAAGAATCTGCGATTCTTGAATATATCATGATGAAGATGAATATCGTATTCTCAAATAAAGAGAAAAGTTAAGACTCCCCATTCTATTCAGTTTTCAAATACAGAAGAATGTATTTtgtaatttgaattgagaaggTATAtggaattttcaatatttgggaATTACACTGGAAATTGTAGGGAACATTATTGAATGCGTATTTATTGTGAAACATATTAATGTGAATActtttgaaattgaaacaagttcAAGACCTTCTGTTAATATACTTAATTGTTCCAAACAGTGCATTAATATAGCTACTTGATTGATTTCAAATCAGTTAAATTCatgattcaataaattattacatATGTATTTTTTAATCATTCTCACCACCAACACCAGCTCTTTTTCCTTCATTTTCTGACACGTTATTAATTAGTACTCAAATTAGAGGTTCTCAACTTTCATTTGTCATTAGTCATACTATTGTTTTGTTGAAAATCCTCTTTCAGAAAACGCAAAGGGAAGACTCGGAGctacatttttttcatccaATTCGTTTCGAATCAGGTGcaatcaaaatgaaaatccaATTCCCTATCCTATCAAAGAAGCGTTTATATCCTCACAAtgagaaaatcagaaaaaacaTTCGCTGTTCGAAATCGGCTATGACTTTATTCAGGGTGAATCCTGATAATTATCAAAGATTCATGAAATTTTGTACAGGGTGCCTTTGAAAATGAAACGATATATGTTAACCAacggaaatcgaaaaattgctcATTTTTCTCAATGAGCTCTAAGCCAAAAAGGCATAGTTCCAATTTAGAGAGTCAACACTATCTTCAACTTCAACAAGTTGAATTGAATAAACACTACATCCTGTCCAAAAAAGAAACTCTTGATACACAGCATAATCATTCTCATCATCATCATCCTCAGCCTTCCCTCGTCCACTCCTGGACATAGGCCTTTCCTAATTCCTTCCAATGCTCTCTATCTTGCGCCTTCTGATACCAATTTTCACCCGCTATCTTCTTTATGTCATGCGTCCAGCGTAGTGGAGGTCTACCTCTACGCCGCTTAGTCTCCCTTGGTCTCCACTGCACGATCTTCAGTGTCCATCTCGGATCCTTCACTCTTGCCGCACACTGCCACTTCGAATCTGCGATTTTATCCACTATGTCCTTGACCATGGTTTTTCTACGAATTTCCTCGTTTTTCACTTTGCCCCTAAGTGTTATACCAAGCATGGTTCTCTCCATTGCTCGTTACATCACTCGGAACTTGTTAGCATAGAACCATGTGATAGCGGTTGTTTCCATCCCATATGTTGCAacaggcaaagattatagatctaTAGATATAGATTATAGatatatagatagatagatatctATTTTATTTTACAGTCGTACTTTTAGTATATAGGTATTGGTTAAGGGTACTCGACTGATATATAGGAATTTAATTATTCTCTTTACTCCATGCCGAGTTTTCGGAAATGTTTATTTCCTTCTTCAGGGCCActacaaatatgaaaacaaaacatTATGAAACCTCAATACACCAAAACAAAATACACTTACAGAATGTGAGGTTTTTTCTTTCTTAATAACTTAATATATTGTAATAAAcctaaaacaaacataaatattcACATGACAGCTTGATATTTACGTATTTTAAATAATTAATTAAGACTTGTCTCCATAAGAATTGCGTtcatatttatgtttgttttaggTTTATTACAATATTATTAAGTTATTAAGAAGGAAAAAAACCTCACATTCTGTAAGTGTATTTTGTTTTGGTGTATTGAGGTTTCATAatgttttgttttcatatttgtagTGGCCCTGAAGAAGGAAATAACATTTCCGAAATCTCGGCATGGAGTAAAGAGAATAATTAAATTCCTGTATATCAGTCGAGTACCCTTAACCAATACCtatatagatagatagatatatagatctactctataatctttggcaaCAGGAAGAACACAAGCATCGAAAACCCGACGTCTTAGGTTTATTGAGATAGTTTTATTTCTTAGTATGTATGAAAGTTTACCGAATGCAGCCCATCATTCTATAAGTAATAAAATCCGACCTTTTTTATTAGTTGACATTTAAATATTATGATATTTCACGTACTTGGATGCAATTTTAATTTCTAACAGTTGTTACTCTGAAGGCTTTGAAGCTATATTAATTCACAATTCACGGTTATTCGTGATCTGTGCTGAATTATTTCTCCGAAGAGTAACAAGTGTATAACAATATCGATAACAGTACGGCTGCTGGTGCTATCTATTAGTGTataatcattgaactctatgggttcccatagagttcaatgtgtataatagagagttgaagtcaTAGAGGTAAAGGAACCTCCAttgttgaagtgctgccatgaaCGTAACGTTGTAAttgaatggggtattttccaaaatttcaaaatatatatcaacgaaatcctcatatctcaaatatatggaatagttattttcctatcaagtgcggaaagtgatacttgcccgcacgaaactgccgttgcccgaacgatgcgaagcagagttcgggtaagcagttgagtgcgggcaagacactttacgcaagagtaaagctgcattcacaatcaattcgcgggccgaagtgcacttcggcacgaaatttactattcgcaataatcttggaaccaaatactcaaattaatcaaaaatgtaactgatcaaaacataagcattagCACCATCTaaagccggcacgaaattccttgccgaaatgatagtttgcgacttgcaagaaattttgtcttgaatttcattgtgaatggtaacggtcaacggagaacgccatctgctaagcttccgtgccgaagtgcacttcggcccgtgaattgattgtgaatgtaatTAACTTGTTTAGATTGCTACAGGAATATGTCTCATACCAAACATGTTGGTGGAACTTGAAAATGGCAGAACAATTTTCTGGATATACCCACAACCCTCAGATTTAGACAGGTTCACTGTTTTTATTGCATAAACCTGATCGAGGGGCTCCTCGGCCCGCGAGGCCCCTCAAGCCGCGAGGCCGTAGGCCGTCGCCTACGCCTTCCGCCGCCACTGCTCCcagaaacattctacgtcacttttacaatccggcatccttggaacactcatcaatgtttctcatcaaattttctgatctccatatattattgcgtctatggttgtgtattgccatcaatgactctcatcaatgttttctgatctccatagacttgataatatattattgagtctatggttgtttattgtcagttaatattcgatcttccttgggctgttattgttgatgaaagaaggcattgctgatatattttataggttcctaaagtcatcaatatgaaaaagtttacaggtggtaaattttcactgcttgctttagaaaaattcgactccatttccacaagttataacaatctgacaagaacgtttaaaacaatgtcagaaactgtcatcggtttcaggaagatataattctgtatcttggaacataaatacataaatgcatttatgttccgatgttgtcgaattcacaaaaattactagactctagtaaaggcattctacgtcacaagctctcacatattttttttcaaaggctatattttttttcctactgaattttgagtggaacctttcatgtggtgactaaccaatggaaaatggtttccaaaaataatttttaattctttttttgagttttaggaaaataccccattctaCGCATCCTCATTAGTCAGTTTTGAACGTTTACGTTAGCGTcagcctacgtaaactagcgttCTCCCACGTATGTATGCCTTAAAttatcgacgtacgttaaccgaacattgaacgagtagcaccgatgacttgcgaatggccgaattttgactgtcgataacctcaaacggtcattgtttacatttcccgtgcattttctcataatgaatgcAAGTTATAGGAAATCATCAGTGATtttaaagttatcaaaaggattaagttataAATCGGTGTGGATAGATAAGAAAATGGCTGAAATTCCACTGCGATTCACATGTgtctaaagctgcattcacaatcaattcgcgggccgaagtacacttcggcacgaaatttaccattcacaataatcttggaaccaaatactcaaatgaatcaaaaatgtaactgatcaaaacataagcatcagcatcatccatagccggcacgaaatttcttgccgaagtgatagtttgcaacttgcaagaaattttctcttgaatttcattgtaaatggtaacggagaacggcatctgctaagcttccgtgccgaagtgcactttggcccgtgaattgattgtgaatgtagcttaacACTTAAACATTTCAATTATGACCGTAAAATAGTTtcctaacaaaaaataaaatgcaaCGTTTGTGCATAAACTCATCTGGATGGAATTGAAAAATCTAGCATATGGCTAAAAAGTCGCTTTGATTTTTATTATAGCCTCTTCTTATTGGTAGATCATGCCcacaaaaatgccatttcttaAACTCTCCAgcactttcgaaaaaaaaaatttttaaaataataattttttttttattcccatGACGCTTGTAACTTCTTGAGGAAAGAGCTTtaatattcttcttcttttaaTACATATCCATTAATGGATGTTCGCGACCACATTTTTCATGGCATCTCTAGCGGTATGGATCAATGTCTGAATTTGGTGAATATCTTGTATACCCGTCCACTGCCTGACGTTCCGCAACCGTGACATCCTCTCCTACCTTCAATCTTGCCCTCGACTATCAGCTGAAGGAATTGATATTTATGGCCTCGCATTATATGGCCAATCTTTCGCTTCTTCGCTATGTTAAAGAGTTCACGGTCTTTATTGATACGCCTGAGATCATCCTCATTCCTCACTTTGGCAGTCCATGGTATCTTCAGGATTCTACGATATACCCACATTTCGAATGCCTCTAATTTGTTGATGTTTTTTACCTTAAGGGTCCAACCCTTCACCCCGTAAAGAAGCACTGACCAAACGTAGCTCCGCACAAGTCTCAGTCT
Proteins encoded:
- the LOC123310177 gene encoding acyl-CoA:lysophosphatidylglycerol acyltransferase 1-like isoform X2 gives rise to the protein MQRKLFLVPKGIFRLCFIILNNVYCIGTYTIWMMMLYPLRKLGYQDMYYKIEGKMFHWMLAMVAMWSWWAGYEVMEAGDDITECLEDRTLVIANHQSTGDVPLLMATFNTRRQILPNIMWIMDSVFKYTNFGIVSVIHQDFFIMSGRKLREKSLLNLASHIYKTYIPLKRKWMILFPEGGFLRKRKANSQKYALKNNLPHLEHVTVPRVGALHTIMDCLNPEKVAANNSTIGTEITLLLDETSVQKIEWILDITIAYPKGDPIDLAEIVFGYRPPCKTLMFYRLYPLSQVPKDPDSLSKWLLDRWVEKEKMLGTYYQTGEFPLDENSHLPTPVVQDPLRFLILHLIFIASTYFHIQVFAAAYHYCSYLIY
- the LOC123310177 gene encoding acyl-CoA:lysophosphatidylglycerol acyltransferase 1-like isoform X1: MDNMCNMCKKLFLVPKGIFRLCFIILNNVYCIGTYTIWMMMLYPLRKLGYQDMYYKIEGKMFHWMLAMVAMWSWWAGYEVMEAGDDITECLEDRTLVIANHQSTGDVPLLMATFNTRRQILPNIMWIMDSVFKYTNFGIVSVIHQDFFIMSGRKLREKSLLNLASHIYKTYIPLKRKWMILFPEGGFLRKRKANSQKYALKNNLPHLEHVTVPRVGALHTIMDCLNPEKVAANNSTIGTEITLLLDETSVQKIEWILDITIAYPKGDPIDLAEIVFGYRPPCKTLMFYRLYPLSQVPKDPDSLSKWLLDRWVEKEKMLGTYYQTGEFPLDENSHLPTPVVQDPLRFLILHLIFIASTYFHIQVFAAAYHYCSYLIY
- the LOC123310177 gene encoding acyl-CoA:lysophosphatidylglycerol acyltransferase 1-like isoform X3, which encodes MDNMCNMCKKLFLVPKGIFRLCFIILNNVYCIGTYTIWMMMLYPLRKLGYQDMYYKIEGKMFHWMLAMVAMWSWWAGYEVMEAGDDITECLEDRTLVIANHQSTGDVPLLMATFNTRRQILPNIMWIMDSVFKYTNFGIVSVIHQDFFIMSGRKLREKSLLNLASHIYKTYIPLKRKWMILFPEGGFLRKRKANSQKYALKNNLPHLEHVTVPRVGALHTIMDCLNPEKVAANNSTIDETSVQKIEWILDITIAYPKGDPIDLAEIVFGYRPPCKTLMFYRLYPLSQVPKDPDSLSKWLLDRWVEKEKMLGTYYQTGEFPLDENSHLPTPVVQDPLRFLILHLIFIASTYFHIQVFAAAYHYCSYLIY